Proteins encoded within one genomic window of Nomia melanderi isolate GNS246 chromosome 8, iyNomMela1, whole genome shotgun sequence:
- the LOC116427576 gene encoding gustatory receptor for sugar taste 64f isoform X4, with translation MLLPCTRSSKDSPAFRTLDNLKSNLIAAEMSGPAINSASSFNPQTDSLHASMKPVIMLAQCFSMFPVSGVNSPDASYLRFTWRSPKIIYCVISFLASSMMTIFNILRLIATGVNSLKMTAFVFNGTNFIATLLFLKLAMKWPSLMLTWEKLEKEFSNRHRKVSKRSLSAKFKIITIVVMIIALVEHGLSILRGSIRARECANYKGDSDVVGVYFQSQFPQVFAIISYSLWKGILVDIINIVSTFSWNFVDLFLILISIALVEQFRQLNDRLYSIKGKYHFIVKAMPEWWWAEARSDYNHLASLTRQLDSHISIMVLLSFATDLYFICIQLLFSFNPMRDIIEKLYFGFSFGFLLARTTLVSLYAASIHDESLLPAPILYSVSGSSYSTEVMRFLWQVTTDSICLTGMKFFSVTRGLVLTVAGTIVTYELVLVQFNYTQQNDSANVTHICDVKI, from the exons ATGTTACTCCCCTGCACGAG atCGTCCAAGGACAGCCCGGCGTTTCGCACACTCGACAATCTCAAGTCAAATTTGATAGCTGCCGAAA tgTCGGGACCTGCGATTAACTCTGCCAGCAGTTTTAATCCACAAACTGACAGTTTGCACGCGTCTATGAAACCAGTCATTATGTTGGCTCAATGTTTTTCAATGTTCCCTGTATCAGGCGTTAATTCTCCAGATGCATCATATCTCAG ATTTACCTGGCGCAGCCCCAAAATCATATACTGTGTAATTTCATTTCTTGCATCGTCCATGATgacaatttttaacattttgagGCTAATAGCAACAGGAgtaaattctttgaaaatga cCGCCTTTGTATTTAATGGGACGAATTTTATAGCAACCTTGCTTTTCTTAAAATTGGCAATGAAATGGCCGTCTTTGATGCTAACGTGGGAAAAACTTGAAAAAGAGTTTTCCAACAGACATAGGAAAGTATCTAAAAGAAGTTTATCCGCCAAATTCAAGATTATCACTATAGTGGTGATGATAATTGCTTTGG TGGAACATGGCTTGTCTATTCTCCGTGGCTCTATAAGAGCCCGAGAATGCGCGAATTATAAAGGTGATTCAGACGTTGTTGGGGTTTATTTCCAGTCCCAATTTCCACAG GTATTCGCTATAATTTCGTACAGCTTGTGGAAAGGAATTCTGGTGGATATTATCAACATTGTGAGCACTTTCTCTTGGAACTTCGTCGacttgtttcttattttaatcaGTATTGCTTTGGTGGAGCAGTTTCGTCAACTAAACGATCGTTTATACTCGATAAAAGGCAAG TATCATTTCATTGTTAAGGCGATGCCAGAATGGTGGTGGGCCGAAGCAAGATCTGACTACAATCACTTGGCAAGCTTGACGAGGCAATTGGACTCTCATATCTCCATTATGGTTCTTCTCTCCTTTGCCACCGACCTTTACTTCATCTGTATACAACTTCTCTTCTCTTTCAA CCCAATGCGAGACATCATTGAGAAACTTTACTTCGGTTTTTCCTTTGGCTTCCTATTGGCGAGGACAACGTTGGTGTCTTTGTACGCGGCGTCGATTCACGATGAATCCTTGCTTCCTGCTCCAATTTTGTACAGCGTTTCTGGAAGCAGTTATTCTACAGAA GTGATGAGATTTTTATGGCAAGTAACGACGGACAGTATTTGCTTGACAGGCATGAAATTCTTTTCCGTGACTAGAGGCCTTGTATTGACA GTTGCAGGTACTATAGTCACCTACGAATTAGTTCTCGTCCAGTTCAATTACACTCAGCAAAACGATTCAGCGAACGTCACACACATTTGTGACGTGAA
- the LOC116427576 gene encoding gustatory receptor for sugar taste 64f isoform X3 encodes MRSCVVHTIGRKAPRTRSSKDSPAFRTLDNLKSNLIAAEMSGPAINSASSFNPQTDSLHASMKPVIMLAQCFSMFPVSGVNSPDASYLRFTWRSPKIIYCVISFLASSMMTIFNILRLIATGVNSLKMTAFVFNGTNFIATLLFLKLAMKWPSLMLTWEKLEKEFSNRHRKVSKRSLSAKFKIITIVVMIIALVEHGLSILRGSIRARECANYKGDSDVVGVYFQSQFPQVFAIISYSLWKGILVDIINIVSTFSWNFVDLFLILISIALVEQFRQLNDRLYSIKGKYHFIVKAMPEWWWAEARSDYNHLASLTRQLDSHISIMVLLSFATDLYFICIQLLFSFNPMRDIIEKLYFGFSFGFLLARTTLVSLYAASIHDESLLPAPILYSVSGSSYSTEVMRFLWQVTTDSICLTGMKFFSVTRGLVLTVAGTIVTYELVLVQFNYTQQNDSANVTHICDVKI; translated from the exons ATGCGATCCTGCGTCGTGCATACCATCGGTCGTAAAGCGCCACGAACAAG atCGTCCAAGGACAGCCCGGCGTTTCGCACACTCGACAATCTCAAGTCAAATTTGATAGCTGCCGAAA tgTCGGGACCTGCGATTAACTCTGCCAGCAGTTTTAATCCACAAACTGACAGTTTGCACGCGTCTATGAAACCAGTCATTATGTTGGCTCAATGTTTTTCAATGTTCCCTGTATCAGGCGTTAATTCTCCAGATGCATCATATCTCAG ATTTACCTGGCGCAGCCCCAAAATCATATACTGTGTAATTTCATTTCTTGCATCGTCCATGATgacaatttttaacattttgagGCTAATAGCAACAGGAgtaaattctttgaaaatga cCGCCTTTGTATTTAATGGGACGAATTTTATAGCAACCTTGCTTTTCTTAAAATTGGCAATGAAATGGCCGTCTTTGATGCTAACGTGGGAAAAACTTGAAAAAGAGTTTTCCAACAGACATAGGAAAGTATCTAAAAGAAGTTTATCCGCCAAATTCAAGATTATCACTATAGTGGTGATGATAATTGCTTTGG TGGAACATGGCTTGTCTATTCTCCGTGGCTCTATAAGAGCCCGAGAATGCGCGAATTATAAAGGTGATTCAGACGTTGTTGGGGTTTATTTCCAGTCCCAATTTCCACAG GTATTCGCTATAATTTCGTACAGCTTGTGGAAAGGAATTCTGGTGGATATTATCAACATTGTGAGCACTTTCTCTTGGAACTTCGTCGacttgtttcttattttaatcaGTATTGCTTTGGTGGAGCAGTTTCGTCAACTAAACGATCGTTTATACTCGATAAAAGGCAAG TATCATTTCATTGTTAAGGCGATGCCAGAATGGTGGTGGGCCGAAGCAAGATCTGACTACAATCACTTGGCAAGCTTGACGAGGCAATTGGACTCTCATATCTCCATTATGGTTCTTCTCTCCTTTGCCACCGACCTTTACTTCATCTGTATACAACTTCTCTTCTCTTTCAA CCCAATGCGAGACATCATTGAGAAACTTTACTTCGGTTTTTCCTTTGGCTTCCTATTGGCGAGGACAACGTTGGTGTCTTTGTACGCGGCGTCGATTCACGATGAATCCTTGCTTCCTGCTCCAATTTTGTACAGCGTTTCTGGAAGCAGTTATTCTACAGAA GTGATGAGATTTTTATGGCAAGTAACGACGGACAGTATTTGCTTGACAGGCATGAAATTCTTTTCCGTGACTAGAGGCCTTGTATTGACA GTTGCAGGTACTATAGTCACCTACGAATTAGTTCTCGTCCAGTTCAATTACACTCAGCAAAACGATTCAGCGAACGTCACACACATTTGTGACGTGAA
- the LOC116427576 gene encoding gustatory receptor for sugar taste 64f isoform X6 produces the protein MPSYSGIEATLSRMRPINLSIEKNQTILSINVRSSKDSPAFRTLDNLKSNLIAAEMSGPAINSASSFNPQTDSLHASMKPVIMLAQCFSMFPVSGVNSPDASYLRFTWRSPKIIYCVISFLASSMMTIFNILRLIATGVNSLKMTAFVFNGTNFIATLLFLKLAMKWPSLMLTWEKLEKEFSNRHRKVSKRSLSAKFKIITIVVMIIALVEHGLSILRGSIRARECANYKGDSDVVGVYFQSQFPQVFAIISYSLWKGILVDIINIVSTFSWNFVDLFLILISIALVEQFRQLNDRLYSIKGKAMPEWWWAEARSDYNHLASLTRQLDSHISIMVLLSFATDLYFICIQLLFSFNPMRDIIEKLYFGFSFGFLLARTTLVSLYAASIHDESLLPAPILYSVSGSSYSTEV, from the exons atCGTCCAAGGACAGCCCGGCGTTTCGCACACTCGACAATCTCAAGTCAAATTTGATAGCTGCCGAAA tgTCGGGACCTGCGATTAACTCTGCCAGCAGTTTTAATCCACAAACTGACAGTTTGCACGCGTCTATGAAACCAGTCATTATGTTGGCTCAATGTTTTTCAATGTTCCCTGTATCAGGCGTTAATTCTCCAGATGCATCATATCTCAG ATTTACCTGGCGCAGCCCCAAAATCATATACTGTGTAATTTCATTTCTTGCATCGTCCATGATgacaatttttaacattttgagGCTAATAGCAACAGGAgtaaattctttgaaaatga cCGCCTTTGTATTTAATGGGACGAATTTTATAGCAACCTTGCTTTTCTTAAAATTGGCAATGAAATGGCCGTCTTTGATGCTAACGTGGGAAAAACTTGAAAAAGAGTTTTCCAACAGACATAGGAAAGTATCTAAAAGAAGTTTATCCGCCAAATTCAAGATTATCACTATAGTGGTGATGATAATTGCTTTGG TGGAACATGGCTTGTCTATTCTCCGTGGCTCTATAAGAGCCCGAGAATGCGCGAATTATAAAGGTGATTCAGACGTTGTTGGGGTTTATTTCCAGTCCCAATTTCCACAG GTATTCGCTATAATTTCGTACAGCTTGTGGAAAGGAATTCTGGTGGATATTATCAACATTGTGAGCACTTTCTCTTGGAACTTCGTCGacttgtttcttattttaatcaGTATTGCTTTGGTGGAGCAGTTTCGTCAACTAAACGATCGTTTATACTCGATAAAAGGCAAG GCGATGCCAGAATGGTGGTGGGCCGAAGCAAGATCTGACTACAATCACTTGGCAAGCTTGACGAGGCAATTGGACTCTCATATCTCCATTATGGTTCTTCTCTCCTTTGCCACCGACCTTTACTTCATCTGTATACAACTTCTCTTCTCTTTCAA CCCAATGCGAGACATCATTGAGAAACTTTACTTCGGTTTTTCCTTTGGCTTCCTATTGGCGAGGACAACGTTGGTGTCTTTGTACGCGGCGTCGATTCACGATGAATCCTTGCTTCCTGCTCCAATTTTGTACAGCGTTTCTGGAAGCAGTTATTCTACAGAAGTATGA
- the LOC116427576 gene encoding gustatory receptor for sugar taste 64f isoform X2, whose translation MPSYSGIEATLSRMRPINLSIEKNQTILSINVRSSKDSPAFRTLDNLKSNLIAAEMSGPAINSASSFNPQTDSLHASMKPVIMLAQCFSMFPVSGVNSPDASYLRFTWRSPKIIYCVISFLASSMMTIFNILRLIATGVNSLKMTAFVFNGTNFIATLLFLKLAMKWPSLMLTWEKLEKEFSNRHRKVSKRSLSAKFKIITIVVMIIALVEHGLSILRGSIRARECANYKGDSDVVGVYFQSQFPQVFAIISYSLWKGILVDIINIVSTFSWNFVDLFLILISIALVEQFRQLNDRLYSIKGKAMPEWWWAEARSDYNHLASLTRQLDSHISIMVLLSFATDLYFICIQLLFSFNPMRDIIEKLYFGFSFGFLLARTTLVSLYAASIHDESLLPAPILYSVSGSSYSTEVMRFLWQVTTDSICLTGMKFFSVTRGLVLTVAGTIVTYELVLVQFNYTQQNDSANVTHICDVKI comes from the exons atCGTCCAAGGACAGCCCGGCGTTTCGCACACTCGACAATCTCAAGTCAAATTTGATAGCTGCCGAAA tgTCGGGACCTGCGATTAACTCTGCCAGCAGTTTTAATCCACAAACTGACAGTTTGCACGCGTCTATGAAACCAGTCATTATGTTGGCTCAATGTTTTTCAATGTTCCCTGTATCAGGCGTTAATTCTCCAGATGCATCATATCTCAG ATTTACCTGGCGCAGCCCCAAAATCATATACTGTGTAATTTCATTTCTTGCATCGTCCATGATgacaatttttaacattttgagGCTAATAGCAACAGGAgtaaattctttgaaaatga cCGCCTTTGTATTTAATGGGACGAATTTTATAGCAACCTTGCTTTTCTTAAAATTGGCAATGAAATGGCCGTCTTTGATGCTAACGTGGGAAAAACTTGAAAAAGAGTTTTCCAACAGACATAGGAAAGTATCTAAAAGAAGTTTATCCGCCAAATTCAAGATTATCACTATAGTGGTGATGATAATTGCTTTGG TGGAACATGGCTTGTCTATTCTCCGTGGCTCTATAAGAGCCCGAGAATGCGCGAATTATAAAGGTGATTCAGACGTTGTTGGGGTTTATTTCCAGTCCCAATTTCCACAG GTATTCGCTATAATTTCGTACAGCTTGTGGAAAGGAATTCTGGTGGATATTATCAACATTGTGAGCACTTTCTCTTGGAACTTCGTCGacttgtttcttattttaatcaGTATTGCTTTGGTGGAGCAGTTTCGTCAACTAAACGATCGTTTATACTCGATAAAAGGCAAG GCGATGCCAGAATGGTGGTGGGCCGAAGCAAGATCTGACTACAATCACTTGGCAAGCTTGACGAGGCAATTGGACTCTCATATCTCCATTATGGTTCTTCTCTCCTTTGCCACCGACCTTTACTTCATCTGTATACAACTTCTCTTCTCTTTCAA CCCAATGCGAGACATCATTGAGAAACTTTACTTCGGTTTTTCCTTTGGCTTCCTATTGGCGAGGACAACGTTGGTGTCTTTGTACGCGGCGTCGATTCACGATGAATCCTTGCTTCCTGCTCCAATTTTGTACAGCGTTTCTGGAAGCAGTTATTCTACAGAA GTGATGAGATTTTTATGGCAAGTAACGACGGACAGTATTTGCTTGACAGGCATGAAATTCTTTTCCGTGACTAGAGGCCTTGTATTGACA GTTGCAGGTACTATAGTCACCTACGAATTAGTTCTCGTCCAGTTCAATTACACTCAGCAAAACGATTCAGCGAACGTCACACACATTTGTGACGTGAA
- the LOC116427576 gene encoding gustatory receptor for sugar taste 64f isoform X1, translating to MPSYSGIEATLSRMRPINLSIEKNQTILSINVRSSKDSPAFRTLDNLKSNLIAAEMSGPAINSASSFNPQTDSLHASMKPVIMLAQCFSMFPVSGVNSPDASYLRFTWRSPKIIYCVISFLASSMMTIFNILRLIATGVNSLKMTAFVFNGTNFIATLLFLKLAMKWPSLMLTWEKLEKEFSNRHRKVSKRSLSAKFKIITIVVMIIALVEHGLSILRGSIRARECANYKGDSDVVGVYFQSQFPQVFAIISYSLWKGILVDIINIVSTFSWNFVDLFLILISIALVEQFRQLNDRLYSIKGKYHFIVKAMPEWWWAEARSDYNHLASLTRQLDSHISIMVLLSFATDLYFICIQLLFSFNPMRDIIEKLYFGFSFGFLLARTTLVSLYAASIHDESLLPAPILYSVSGSSYSTEVMRFLWQVTTDSICLTGMKFFSVTRGLVLTVAGTIVTYELVLVQFNYTQQNDSANVTHICDVKI from the exons atCGTCCAAGGACAGCCCGGCGTTTCGCACACTCGACAATCTCAAGTCAAATTTGATAGCTGCCGAAA tgTCGGGACCTGCGATTAACTCTGCCAGCAGTTTTAATCCACAAACTGACAGTTTGCACGCGTCTATGAAACCAGTCATTATGTTGGCTCAATGTTTTTCAATGTTCCCTGTATCAGGCGTTAATTCTCCAGATGCATCATATCTCAG ATTTACCTGGCGCAGCCCCAAAATCATATACTGTGTAATTTCATTTCTTGCATCGTCCATGATgacaatttttaacattttgagGCTAATAGCAACAGGAgtaaattctttgaaaatga cCGCCTTTGTATTTAATGGGACGAATTTTATAGCAACCTTGCTTTTCTTAAAATTGGCAATGAAATGGCCGTCTTTGATGCTAACGTGGGAAAAACTTGAAAAAGAGTTTTCCAACAGACATAGGAAAGTATCTAAAAGAAGTTTATCCGCCAAATTCAAGATTATCACTATAGTGGTGATGATAATTGCTTTGG TGGAACATGGCTTGTCTATTCTCCGTGGCTCTATAAGAGCCCGAGAATGCGCGAATTATAAAGGTGATTCAGACGTTGTTGGGGTTTATTTCCAGTCCCAATTTCCACAG GTATTCGCTATAATTTCGTACAGCTTGTGGAAAGGAATTCTGGTGGATATTATCAACATTGTGAGCACTTTCTCTTGGAACTTCGTCGacttgtttcttattttaatcaGTATTGCTTTGGTGGAGCAGTTTCGTCAACTAAACGATCGTTTATACTCGATAAAAGGCAAG TATCATTTCATTGTTAAGGCGATGCCAGAATGGTGGTGGGCCGAAGCAAGATCTGACTACAATCACTTGGCAAGCTTGACGAGGCAATTGGACTCTCATATCTCCATTATGGTTCTTCTCTCCTTTGCCACCGACCTTTACTTCATCTGTATACAACTTCTCTTCTCTTTCAA CCCAATGCGAGACATCATTGAGAAACTTTACTTCGGTTTTTCCTTTGGCTTCCTATTGGCGAGGACAACGTTGGTGTCTTTGTACGCGGCGTCGATTCACGATGAATCCTTGCTTCCTGCTCCAATTTTGTACAGCGTTTCTGGAAGCAGTTATTCTACAGAA GTGATGAGATTTTTATGGCAAGTAACGACGGACAGTATTTGCTTGACAGGCATGAAATTCTTTTCCGTGACTAGAGGCCTTGTATTGACA GTTGCAGGTACTATAGTCACCTACGAATTAGTTCTCGTCCAGTTCAATTACACTCAGCAAAACGATTCAGCGAACGTCACACACATTTGTGACGTGAA
- the LOC116427576 gene encoding gustatory receptor for sugar taste 64f isoform X5 — translation MPSYSGIEATLSRMRPINLSIEKNQTILSINVRSSKDSPAFRTLDNLKSNLIAAEMSGPAINSASSFNPQTDSLHASMKPVIMLAQCFSMFPVSGVNSPDASYLRFTWRSPKIIYCVISFLASSMMTIFNILRLIATGVNSLKMTAFVFNGTNFIATLLFLKLAMKWPSLMLTWEKLEKEFSNRHRKVSKRSLSAKFKIITIVVMIIALVEHGLSILRGSIRARECANYKGDSDVVGVYFQSQFPQVFAIISYSLWKGILVDIINIVSTFSWNFVDLFLILISIALVEQFRQLNDRLYSIKGKYHFIVKAMPEWWWAEARSDYNHLASLTRQLDSHISIMVLLSFATDLYFICIQLLFSFNPMRDIIEKLYFGFSFGFLLARTTLVSLYAASIHDESLLPAPILYSVSGSSYSTEVMRFLWQVTTDSICLTGMKFFSVTRGLVLTCGNNK, via the exons atCGTCCAAGGACAGCCCGGCGTTTCGCACACTCGACAATCTCAAGTCAAATTTGATAGCTGCCGAAA tgTCGGGACCTGCGATTAACTCTGCCAGCAGTTTTAATCCACAAACTGACAGTTTGCACGCGTCTATGAAACCAGTCATTATGTTGGCTCAATGTTTTTCAATGTTCCCTGTATCAGGCGTTAATTCTCCAGATGCATCATATCTCAG ATTTACCTGGCGCAGCCCCAAAATCATATACTGTGTAATTTCATTTCTTGCATCGTCCATGATgacaatttttaacattttgagGCTAATAGCAACAGGAgtaaattctttgaaaatga cCGCCTTTGTATTTAATGGGACGAATTTTATAGCAACCTTGCTTTTCTTAAAATTGGCAATGAAATGGCCGTCTTTGATGCTAACGTGGGAAAAACTTGAAAAAGAGTTTTCCAACAGACATAGGAAAGTATCTAAAAGAAGTTTATCCGCCAAATTCAAGATTATCACTATAGTGGTGATGATAATTGCTTTGG TGGAACATGGCTTGTCTATTCTCCGTGGCTCTATAAGAGCCCGAGAATGCGCGAATTATAAAGGTGATTCAGACGTTGTTGGGGTTTATTTCCAGTCCCAATTTCCACAG GTATTCGCTATAATTTCGTACAGCTTGTGGAAAGGAATTCTGGTGGATATTATCAACATTGTGAGCACTTTCTCTTGGAACTTCGTCGacttgtttcttattttaatcaGTATTGCTTTGGTGGAGCAGTTTCGTCAACTAAACGATCGTTTATACTCGATAAAAGGCAAG TATCATTTCATTGTTAAGGCGATGCCAGAATGGTGGTGGGCCGAAGCAAGATCTGACTACAATCACTTGGCAAGCTTGACGAGGCAATTGGACTCTCATATCTCCATTATGGTTCTTCTCTCCTTTGCCACCGACCTTTACTTCATCTGTATACAACTTCTCTTCTCTTTCAA CCCAATGCGAGACATCATTGAGAAACTTTACTTCGGTTTTTCCTTTGGCTTCCTATTGGCGAGGACAACGTTGGTGTCTTTGTACGCGGCGTCGATTCACGATGAATCCTTGCTTCCTGCTCCAATTTTGTACAGCGTTTCTGGAAGCAGTTATTCTACAGAA GTGATGAGATTTTTATGGCAAGTAACGACGGACAGTATTTGCTTGACAGGCATGAAATTCTTTTCCGTGACTAGAGGCCTTGTATTGACA TGTGGAAAcaacaaataa